In the Flavobacteriales bacterium genome, GCAATGGTCATTCATCTTGGATTGTATAAAGGCAATGGTCTGATCCATGGTTATCACATCCTGCGCTCTTAAAGAAACCGTTACCAGTAGCAGGGCGCCAAGCAAAGATCCATATCTAAATAGCCTCATGTTCCTAGAAATCAAGTTCATTCTTATTACATTTGTGCGTAGCCCTTATACTGAAACGTACAGAAAAAGTTATCCGTAACAAGCCGTATTAACGGAGAATATTGGATCGCACATTTTTCTTGAAACAAAAACCAAACCAAAGACGAAAACGTAGGTAAAAACAACTATGGCATTGGCTTTGCTGCTTTCAAGGTAGTGAACAAGGATTACAGAATACCACATGCGTCCGAATTACAATTCATATTCCCCTGATACGAGCCCCGACCAAGTTCCCCGGCGATGGCGCCAGGCAATGGTTGCATTGTTCCTGTTTGCGACATCCATACTTTCAGCGCAAAATCAACTTGACGTGGAAGGGACGGTTCGTGTCAAAGGGGGAAATCGCAATGACGTTAAAATAACCGTTTCAAGAGACGGAGGTCCTGCCAAGGTTATTCACTTATCCGGTGGAGGCTTCTTTTCCGAGCCCCTGGATTTCAATCATGTATATATTTTTAGTTTTTCCAAGCCAGGATATGTTTCAAAGAAGATCAGCGTGGACACCAAAGTCCCGGCAGCAAGAATCCAGGACCAATTTGAACCCTTTGATTTTATTATAGAGCTTTTTGAGCAGGTTGAAGGCGTCAACACGATCATCTTTAATCAGCCGGTTGGAAAGATATCCTATTCGTCTGATGTAGATGACTTCGACTACGATACTGATTACACGAAATCCATCCAATCGCAAATTGAAAAGGCGGAACAGGAACTGGAAGAAAAACTGAAGGAACAGGAAGACGCTAAAAAGGAGGCCGAGAAGAAGGCGAAGGCCGAGGAAGCAGCAAGAAAAAAGGCGGAGGAAGAAGCGGCGAAGAAAGCCAAGGAAGAGGCCGAAGCCAAGCGTAAAGCGGAAGAAGAGGCTGCTAAGAAAGCGGCGGAAGAAGCCGAAGCCAAACGTAAGGCGGAGGAAGAGGCTGCCCGGAAAGCAGCTGCAGAGGCCGAGGCTAAACGTCAGGTCGAAGCTCAAAGAGCAGAAGCGGAAGCTAAGAGACAGGCGGAAGCGGAAGCAGCAAGAAAAGCTGCTGCTGCCCAGGCTGAAGCTGAGGCGAAGCGTAAAGCTGAAGAAGCTGCACGACAGGCGGAAGCTAAACGCAAGGCGGAAGCTGAAGCCGCGAAAAAAGCTGCAGATGCCGAAGCTGAAGCTAAACGTAAAGCTGAGGAGGCTGCCAGACAAGCAGAAGCCGAGGCCAAACGCAAGGCGGATGCAGAAGCGGCACGAAAGGCTGAAGCGGAAGCTAAACGTAAAGCCGAAGAGGAGGCCAGGAAAGCAGCGGCGGATGCAGATGCTAAACGCAAGGCTGAAGAAGCTGCGAAAAAGGCGGCAGCGGATGCTGAGGCTAAACGCAAAGCTGAGGAAGACGCCAAGAAAGCAGCGGCGGATGCAGAGGCTAAACGCAAGGCTGAAGAGGCTGCAAAAAAGGCGGCAGCGGATGCTGAGGCTAAACGTAAAGCTGAGGAAGACGCCAGGAAAGCAGCGGCGGATGCGGATGCTAAACGAAAGGCCGAAGAAGCCGCTAAGAAAGCCGCTGCAGACGCTGAAGCTAAACGTAAAGCAGAAGAAGCTGCGGCAGCAGATGCAAGAGCAGGTGAAGCACGAAGAAAGGCTGCAGAAGAAGAAGCACGAAAAAAAGCTGAACAGGAAGAAAACGACAGACGGGTTCGCGAGGCTCAGATCGCCGCCGCTGAACGTCGCAGAAAGGAAGCTGCGGCCAAGCTTGAGCAGCAAAAGCGTTTAACAGAAACACCACCAACGGTTAAGCTGACTTCTAAGACAGAGGTGGAGCTGAACAAAGAATACAAGGAAGGTATTACCGAAGAAGTTATCGAGGAAAGAAACCGGAGAATCCGAAAGATCGTCATTAACCGTGGAGGTGACGTGACCATCTACAAGCACATCACCTACAATTGGGGTGGTGTTTTCTATTTCCGAAATGACGAAAGCATCAGTAAGGACTTGTTTGAGCGGGAAGCAAAACTTTGATTTCTTAACTAGCCTTATTCGCAACCTAACTCTTCCATATCAAATCCTTCCTCTTTCCAGATAATACGATTCTGTAATCTATCCAGATATGCTATTTTCTCATCCCTTACCAGTTCAATCAAAGGCCCTATCGGTGTAGCGTGATCCAGCAAGGGCATAATCATCGTCGTATCTGTTGTCATTAACCCCCACTTACCCTCCTTCCTGAACCACACCCAACCATCGGTAAAATAGCCCGCATCTTCCAGAACACAAGGCACTACTACCTTTCCCAGTGTATCGACAAAACCAATCATTCCGTCCTTCTGTACTTTGGCCAGCCCATCATTAAAGTTCCAAGCCTGCTCATACTCATAAGGAATGATCAACCGGACCTTTCGATTCACATAGCCCCATTTTCCTCTCTTCCGAACTGCAAGCCTGTTTTCACTCATGTTACCAAGATCTTCAAAGTCCGCCGGCACCACGACTTTCCCCAGGGTATCTATCATTCCTCGTTTCTTTCCGATTCTTGTCTTCGCCAGTCCATCCTGAAATGCCCCCCAATTGACCACATCCGCATCCGCCTCACCGCTCAGCGGTATGACCAGCTGCCCATCCCGGTTGGCATATCCCAGTCTTCCTTCCAGTACCACAGGTGCCAGACCACTACTAAATGTACCGATAAGTTCATATTCAGGGTTCAGTATCCATCTTCCGTCGCTGGCAATCACTCCGAATTTCTTTCCTATTCTTATGCGGGCACGACCTCCGGAGAATGATTCGCCCCAATCGAATTGACAAGGTATCTGCATTTTTCCGGTGCGGTCCACATATCCTGTCTTTCCCCCCATCTTCACCCAAGCCATACCTTCGGAAAAATCCCCTGCCGCATCAAATACAAACGGAATGACTGCATGATTCTCTTCATTTATAAAACCAAAGCTTCCATCCATTTCTGCTGTTGCCAGTCCTTCTGAAAAGTCATTGAGCTGGCTATATTTCAATGGAATCATCACCCTTCCGGTGCGGTCCACAAATCCGTAATTCTTCCCATCACCCACCAGGCTCAGGCCATCTTTGAACGCCTCCGCTTCTTCATAAATGAATGGCACAACCATCTGTCCCCTCTTATTCACAAAACCCATCAAACCTTGTCTGCCAGCCAGTGCAACCCCTTCTTCAAATGCCCCCACCCACTCAAACTGACAGGGAATCCTTACGTTTGAGGAGCTATCCATGAACCCCCATTTCCCCTCATGCCGAATGGGATACAATTGAAGCTTTGCCAATACGATGTCCTGTTTAATCTGCTGCCGGTATGGGTAGTCCGGGTATTTTTTTAAAAAGGCCTGGATACTTTCCTGGCGGTAATCAGATACTTCCAACTGATACAGGTTATGCCAGGCCGTTTGAACGTTCGGGTTATCGGGATAAAGTTTAATGAACCGATGGTAGTCTACAGCCCTGCCTTCCCTGGTTTCATGAACAAATAACGCATTGTGGGCCTCATTCACATATGGGCTTTCCGGGTTTTCCTGAATAAACCTGCGATAGCTCTCCAGATCGGATGGTGTTGTTTTTTCCTTGAACAACATCGCATGATACAGTTCTTCCGCCTCAGCATACTGCTGAGCATCCGGATAACACTCAACAAATTCCCTCATAGCCCTGGATGTGCCTTGTCTCCGCGCATGACGATATGCTGTTGCATCCCTCAAGACCATGATCTCATGGGCCTGAGGCGCCCCATCATATACAGACAGGAAATGTTCCAGCGTCTCTACCCGCGGACTGTCAACGGCATGAAAATAAGCCTGTTCATATATGGCTGCTTTCAGAAAGATAATATGGATTGAATCAACGTATGTTTTCATCTTATTCCGCATATCCGATGGCCAGGATATGAACTTCTCCTGTGCTATGCATATGTACTTGAATGCACTGTCAGTTTGATGAAACGGGTTATCTCTCCTGACAAATATGGTTGCCAGGCCAAATGAAGCCGGCACGGGATGTCGCTTGAGCTTTTTATAGAAGATGTGCTTGGCCTTAAAATAGTTGTATTCTCGTAAAGCTTCATATCCGTCATTGATAGAATGAAACTGCGCCAAGGTCACCCCGGGCAAGGCCAAACAACAAATGATCAGAATAGGCAAGACGAGCTTGTGCATGGTATGCAAAAATAACAGGAAATAAAGACCATTCACCGTCCATCCTGTATTTGGTGGCTGAGGCGTGCCAATCGCAGATCATAAGCATTAGGCATACTTAGGTTGAAATATGACTGCAAATCTTTGAGAAACACTATCTTCACACATCGGCTAACTCACAAATAACTGAATACATGAAAGTTACAAAATATCGCCTGTCATGTTTTTTTGTGTAATCTGAGAACCATTCCACAAATTTGACGTACAAGAATAAGCGAAAAAATCTCCTCCAGGGAGATAAGTGCGCCCGGTGACAGGCCGTAAGTAAACGGAAAGGAGCGCAACGGCATGAAAAGAACAACACGATATCTTGTTTTAATCCTGACCATGTGTCTGGCATACAATTGCCAGACAGGTGATCGGAACGGCAGCTATTCAGAAGGTGACTGGATCACATTCGACCTGGATCGGATCAAACAACGCGGCAAATTAATTGCCCTGACTGAAACCAGTTCTACCACCTATTTCCTATACAAAGGCAATCCCATGGGCTTTGAATACGAGTTGCTCAGACAGTTTGCCAAACACCTGGGCGTAGAACTGGAGATTAAGGTTATAAAAGATTGGGATAAGATTTTTGTAGACCTGATGGAAGGCCGGGCTGACATTATTGCTTCCAACCTTACCGTCACCAATGAACGAAAGAAAATCGTGAACTTCACAGAGCACCATATGCTTACCCGGCAGGTGTTGGTGCAGCGCAAACCCGTGAACTGGTCACGCATGAAACGGCAGGATTGGGAGGCCGCCCTCGTCCGAAACCCTCTTGACATCGCCGGACAGCATATCCATGTAAAGCGAAATACTAGTTTTTACTCAAGACTTCAGAGTTTATCGGAGGAGATCGGAGGTAAGATCAACATCGAGGAAGTACAAGGTGATGTGACCTCGGAGATGCTAATCCGACAAGTCGCCAACGGAGAGATCACCATGACCGTATCCGATGAGAATGTGGCCATGATTAATAGTACCTACTTTCCGAATCTGGATGTTGCCACGCCCATTTCGTTTCCTCAGAAAATTGCCTGGGCCGTTAGAAAAGAGTCACCTATGCTATTACAGGAATTGAACCGATGGCTTCACCAGGAAAAACGGACCCCTCATTATTACGCGTTGTACAAGAAATATTTTCTCAATCCGAAACAATCGGAGGAACGAATGAGCAGTGAGTATTCTTCTTTATCAGGCGGAAAAATAAGCGCCTACGATGAATACCTGAAAACTTACAGTAAAAAGATCGACTGGGACTGGCGTCTGCTTGCTGCACAGGTATACCAGGAGTCGCATTTTAATCCGGATGCTCAATCCTGGGCTGGTGCCTATGGTTTGATGCAACTGATGCCCGCCACAGCCAAGCGACTCGGATTTGATACGATCACATCACCATCCCAAAGCATTGATGCAGCGGTTCGATTCATTGAAAGACTGGACAGTTACTGGGCAAAAACGGTAGATGATAAATCAGAGCGGATCAAGTTTATCCTGGCATCCTACAATGTGGGACTGGGACATGTCATTGACGCCAGGAATCTGGCACGTAAATACCGGAAAGATCCTGAGAAGTGGGAAGAGAATGTGGATTATTTCTTACGAATGAAATCCACACCAAAGTATTATCATGATCCAGTCGTTAAGCACGGTTATTGCCGGGGAGAAGAACCCTACCAATACGTCAGACAAATTCTGAAAAGATATCAGCACTACCGAAATATCATTTCTGACGAACCGGTGCCATCCAAATCCTCTACTCTTATGACCGCTAAATGATCTGTCATCAGTCTCCTATCACACATCGGGCATGCATCACCCCATCTTCTGAAACCATCGTAATGATATACATTCCAGGGATCAATGGTTTGACACCTGTATACAAATCAATTCTCCATTCGCCTGCCCCCGCCTTTCCAAATGACAAACCTGATCGTTTGCCATCAGCAGACGTCAGATATACATGTTGTAAAACATTCTGAGGGTGTATGTTTACATTCACCCACGTCCCTGCAGGCTGAGGAAACAAGCACATTGCAGACGGTAGTTGGGCGAGCCGGCTTGTCCCGGACGTTAGAGAATCCACCAGTTCAATGGTCACAAAAAGGCTGTCATCTTCCTGTGGATACAACTTTCCATAAGCCTTTGACACATATCCCGGCGCACTGGCATTTAACCAATAACCCTCAATCGGCGAAGGCATAACT is a window encoding:
- a CDS encoding WG repeat-containing protein gives rise to the protein MHKLVLPILIICCLALPGVTLAQFHSINDGYEALREYNYFKAKHIFYKKLKRHPVPASFGLATIFVRRDNPFHQTDSAFKYICIAQEKFISWPSDMRNKMKTYVDSIHIIFLKAAIYEQAYFHAVDSPRVETLEHFLSVYDGAPQAHEIMVLRDATAYRHARRQGTSRAMREFVECYPDAQQYAEAEELYHAMLFKEKTTPSDLESYRRFIQENPESPYVNEAHNALFVHETREGRAVDYHRFIKLYPDNPNVQTAWHNLYQLEVSDYRQESIQAFLKKYPDYPYRQQIKQDIVLAKLQLYPIRHEGKWGFMDSSSNVRIPCQFEWVGAFEEGVALAGRQGLMGFVNKRGQMVVPFIYEEAEAFKDGLSLVGDGKNYGFVDRTGRVMIPLKYSQLNDFSEGLATAEMDGSFGFINEENHAVIPFVFDAAGDFSEGMAWVKMGGKTGYVDRTGKMQIPCQFDWGESFSGGRARIRIGKKFGVIASDGRWILNPEYELIGTFSSGLAPVVLEGRLGYANRDGQLVIPLSGEADADVVNWGAFQDGLAKTRIGKKRGMIDTLGKVVVPADFEDLGNMSENRLAVRKRGKWGYVNRKVRLIIPYEYEQAWNFNDGLAKVQKDGMIGFVDTLGKVVVPCVLEDAGYFTDGWVWFRKEGKWGLMTTDTTMIMPLLDHATPIGPLIELVRDEKIAYLDRLQNRIIWKEEGFDMEELGCE
- a CDS encoding transporter substrate-binding domain-containing protein, giving the protein MKRTTRYLVLILTMCLAYNCQTGDRNGSYSEGDWITFDLDRIKQRGKLIALTETSSTTYFLYKGNPMGFEYELLRQFAKHLGVELEIKVIKDWDKIFVDLMEGRADIIASNLTVTNERKKIVNFTEHHMLTRQVLVQRKPVNWSRMKRQDWEAALVRNPLDIAGQHIHVKRNTSFYSRLQSLSEEIGGKINIEEVQGDVTSEMLIRQVANGEITMTVSDENVAMINSTYFPNLDVATPISFPQKIAWAVRKESPMLLQELNRWLHQEKRTPHYYALYKKYFLNPKQSEERMSSEYSSLSGGKISAYDEYLKTYSKKIDWDWRLLAAQVYQESHFNPDAQSWAGAYGLMQLMPATAKRLGFDTITSPSQSIDAAVRFIERLDSYWAKTVDDKSERIKFILASYNVGLGHVIDARNLARKYRKDPEKWEENVDYFLRMKSTPKYYHDPVVKHGYCRGEEPYQYVRQILKRYQHYRNIISDEPVPSKSSTLMTAK